The sequence below is a genomic window from Bosea sp. F3-2.
CCCGGCCGCACCTTCATGATGGGCCTGCCTTATATCCTCGGCGACAAGGACCCGCAGGACCCGGTCAATGGCTGGGACAAGACCTGGGCCTATCTGCAGGAGCTCGGCGAGCAGATCGAGTACTACCCGGCCGGCACCGGCGCGACGATGAAGGAGTTCGGCGACGGTTCGCGCGACATCATCATCTCGACCACGGGCTGGGACATCAACCCGCGTGCGCTCGGCATCGTGCCTAAGGAAGCGAAGATCCAGACGCTCAAGGGCTTCCACTGGGTCTCGGACGCCTTCTTCATGTGCGTGCCGAAGGGCATCCCGAACGATCGCCTCGCCGTCGTGCTTGACATCATGGCGCATGTGCTGACGCCAAAGATGCAGGCCTATTCCTATGACGAGGGCTATCTCTATCCCGGCCCTGCGGTGAAGGACGTGCCGCTGTCGCTGGCGCCGAAGCGCAGCCAGGAGGTGATCGCCGAGTTCGGCCGGCCGGAATATGCCGACCTCATCGCCAAGAATCCGATCGAGCTGCCGCTGAAGCCCGACAAGATGGTCGTCGCCTTCCGCAAATGGGACGAGCTGGTCGGCGCCAAGCGCAAGCGCTGAGTTCGTTTCTGCGCCGTCATTCTCGGGCGTCGCGTCAGCGGCGACCCGAGAATCTCCGGACGAGAAAGCGCCGGGAGCCTCCTCCGACATGAGATGCTCGGGTCAAGCCCGAGCATGACGGCCTGTTTTTTAGGCCGGCGCCGGAGCCGCTGCCTCTACCTCGCCGCCGAGTCTCCAGAACAGTCTGACGCCGCCGTTTTCGGTGGATTCGAGGCCTGGGACGGCTGCGAGGAGCTTGCGGGTGTAGGGGTGCCGCGGGTTGTCGAAGATGGCGTCGCGCGGGCCTTCCTCGACGATGCGGCCGTCCTGCATGACGATGACGCGGTCGGCGACCTGCTCGACCACGCCGAGATCATGGCTGATGAACAGGCAGGAGAAGCCGTGCTTCTTCTGCAATTCGTCGAAGAGCTCGAGCACCTGCGCACGGACGGTCACGTCCAATGCCGAGACCGGCTCGTCGGCGATGACGAAGCTCGGGCGGCGCACGATCGCGCGGGCGATCGCGATGCGCTGGCGCTGGCCGCCCGAGAGCTCGTGCGGATAGCGCTCGGCGAAGCCGTCCTTCAAGCCGACCTCGGCCAGAACCTCGGCGACGCGCGCCTTCCGGTCGGCCGGGCTCATGTCCGGGACCAGCCTG
It includes:
- a CDS encoding extracellular solute-binding protein, whose product is MSEFSKGVDRRTVLGGLGALTIGGSGAFAAAPPLPSAPVGINIIDVGGALALMQQAFDDYRNANPKLVSRITYVKAPAPELASKIKAQQDAGRADLDLVLTGSDGLAAGLEQNLWLKIFPDFADKFPKIEENYEPAALNLHKVQGAGFGTVVNYYPSGPLLEYMPDRVKQVPTTAEELLAWAKANPNKFMYARPTNSGPGRTFMMGLPYILGDKDPQDPVNGWDKTWAYLQELGEQIEYYPAGTGATMKEFGDGSRDIIISTTGWDINPRALGIVPKEAKIQTLKGFHWVSDAFFMCVPKGIPNDRLAVVLDIMAHVLTPKMQAYSYDEGYLYPGPAVKDVPLSLAPKRSQEVIAEFGRPEYADLIAKNPIELPLKPDKMVVAFRKWDELVGAKRKR